From Ramlibacter tataouinensis, the proteins below share one genomic window:
- a CDS encoding tetratricopeptide repeat protein has product MNQGPVSNSPETIAYAARELLDAGMAASRANDSTRALSLFAQAGATAPGWALPHFLSGSEYAALGQWAEAEVELANAVLLEPGLEIARYQLGLLQFSSGRSSAALVTWQPLAASVDSPWLADFVQAFAALAQDDFPQAKACFGSGLRRDGVNPAVASDIEKVLAGMAAQRPPQAAAGFAPSKAARSDASSHVLVANYDKFKLH; this is encoded by the coding sequence ATGAACCAAGGTCCCGTGTCGAATAGCCCTGAAACCATCGCGTACGCCGCCCGAGAACTGCTGGATGCCGGCATGGCCGCCAGTCGGGCGAACGACTCCACCCGCGCCTTGTCGCTCTTCGCCCAAGCCGGTGCCACCGCGCCGGGCTGGGCGCTGCCGCATTTCCTCTCCGGCTCGGAATACGCCGCCCTGGGTCAATGGGCCGAGGCCGAAGTCGAACTCGCCAATGCGGTCCTGCTGGAGCCTGGCCTTGAGATCGCCCGCTACCAGCTTGGTTTGCTGCAATTCAGTTCCGGCCGTTCGTCCGCGGCACTGGTCACCTGGCAACCCCTGGCCGCATCAGTCGACTCGCCGTGGCTTGCCGATTTCGTGCAGGCATTCGCGGCGCTGGCCCAGGACGACTTCCCACAAGCCAAGGCTTGTTTCGGATCAGGCCTGCGCCGCGACGGCGTGAATCCTGCCGTCGCGTCCGATATCGAGAAAGTCCTGGCCGGCATGGCAGCGCAGCGGCCGCCGCAAGCCGCTGCAGGCTTTGCTCCATCCAAAGCCGCCCGGTCCGATGCCTCCTCGCACGTGCTGGTCGCAAACTACGACAAGTTCAAG